A part of Streptomyces sp. NBC_01210 genomic DNA contains:
- a CDS encoding ABC transporter permease, whose protein sequence is MSQADTLVRERTSSPLWTFGLFRSELTITFRRWRTLALLGVLAAVPVLIGIAIRVETSGGGPVGDGRGGGPAFITQITNNGLFLVFAALAATLPVFLPMAIGVVAGDAIAGEANSGTLRYLLVAPAGRSRLLLAKYATACAFCLVATLVVAVSALAVGSLLFPLGDVTTISGTRISFGDGLLRAALVAAVVAASLSGLAALGLFISTLTGSGIAAMATTVGLLITVQILDTIPQLHGIHPYLFPHYWLSFADLMREPVYWDEVLKNLGLQGVYAAVFGSAAWARFTAKDITA, encoded by the coding sequence ATGTCGCAGGCTGACACTCTCGTACGCGAAAGGACGAGCAGCCCGCTGTGGACGTTCGGCCTCTTCCGCTCCGAGCTGACCATCACGTTCCGCCGCTGGCGCACGCTCGCGCTGCTGGGAGTGCTGGCCGCCGTACCCGTACTGATCGGCATCGCCATCAGGGTCGAGACGAGCGGCGGCGGGCCGGTCGGCGACGGCAGGGGTGGCGGCCCCGCTTTCATCACCCAGATCACCAACAATGGCCTGTTCCTGGTCTTCGCCGCGCTCGCCGCGACCCTGCCGGTCTTCCTGCCGATGGCGATCGGCGTCGTCGCGGGTGATGCGATCGCGGGCGAGGCGAACTCCGGCACCTTGCGCTATCTGCTGGTCGCCCCGGCCGGACGCAGCCGGCTGCTGCTCGCCAAGTACGCCACCGCCTGCGCCTTCTGCCTGGTGGCGACCCTGGTCGTGGCGGTGTCCGCGCTCGCCGTCGGCTCGCTGCTCTTCCCGCTCGGCGATGTCACGACCATTTCCGGCACCCGGATCTCCTTCGGCGACGGACTGCTGCGCGCCGCGCTGGTCGCGGCCGTCGTCGCCGCGTCGCTGAGCGGGCTCGCGGCGCTCGGTCTCTTCATCTCGACACTCACCGGCAGTGGCATCGCGGCGATGGCGACGACGGTCGGACTGCTGATCACGGTGCAGATCCTGGACACGATTCCGCAGCTGCACGGGATCCATCCGTATCTCTTCCCGCACTACTGGCTGTCGTTCGCGGACCTGATGCGAGAGCCGGTCTACTGGGACGAGGTGCTGAAGAACCTCGGTCTGCAGGGGGTGTACGCGGCGGTGTTCGGGTCGGCGGCGTGGGCGCGCTTCACGGCGAAGGACATCACCGCGTGA
- a CDS encoding LolA family protein translates to MAPNDSAQTTEEAQDLAAGRRKAARYIVPVAVAGVAAATIGLVPALAASGDPDLPKISAQELIEKMAASDTQQLSGTVKINTDLGIPSLGGLAGLGGGSLGPKGGEQGGSGSSAAPEGKLMELASGSHTLRVAADGPDKAKVSILEDTAEYSLIHNGDEVWAYDSASNEAFHAKDDGKGDSSGRKASGKEHQALPKDLPSTPKQFAEEALKAAGDTTSVTVGGTAQVAGRDAYQLVIKPKQSGSTIGSIKVAVDAKNGVPLKFTLTPSSGGKAAIDVGFTKVDFSEPDASTFNFTPPKGAKVTEADELKQDKGARNHEDFMGLEDFQGLNVIGKGWNAIAKIEAPGGEGITPPKKDGDLPPEAEKFLDALGDQVHGKFGSGTVFKTRLVNALMTDDGTVYVGAVTQDALVKAANEAK, encoded by the coding sequence ATGGCACCGAACGACAGCGCACAGACCACCGAAGAGGCCCAGGACCTCGCAGCGGGCCGCCGCAAGGCAGCGCGCTACATCGTCCCGGTCGCGGTGGCCGGGGTGGCGGCGGCGACCATCGGGCTCGTCCCGGCGCTCGCTGCCTCCGGTGACCCCGATCTGCCGAAGATCAGCGCGCAGGAACTCATCGAGAAGATGGCCGCGTCGGACACCCAGCAGCTCTCCGGCACGGTGAAGATCAACACCGACCTCGGCATCCCGTCGCTGGGCGGCCTGGCGGGCCTGGGCGGCGGCTCCCTCGGCCCCAAGGGCGGGGAGCAGGGCGGGTCGGGCTCGTCCGCCGCTCCCGAGGGCAAGCTGATGGAGCTGGCCTCCGGCTCGCACACCCTGCGGGTCGCCGCCGACGGCCCCGACAAGGCGAAGGTGTCGATCCTGGAGGACACCGCCGAGTACAGCCTGATCCACAACGGTGACGAGGTCTGGGCTTACGACAGCGCCTCGAACGAGGCCTTCCACGCCAAGGACGACGGCAAGGGCGACAGCTCCGGCAGGAAGGCCTCCGGCAAGGAGCACCAGGCCCTGCCGAAGGACCTCCCGAGCACGCCCAAGCAGTTCGCCGAAGAGGCGCTCAAGGCCGCGGGCGACACCACCTCGGTGACCGTCGGCGGTACGGCGCAGGTGGCCGGCCGTGATGCCTACCAGCTGGTCATCAAGCCCAAGCAGAGCGGCTCGACGATCGGCTCGATCAAGGTCGCGGTGGACGCCAAGAACGGCGTGCCGCTGAAGTTCACGCTCACCCCCAGCAGCGGTGGCAAGGCCGCGATCGACGTCGGCTTCACCAAGGTCGACTTCTCCGAGCCGGACGCGTCGACCTTCAACTTCACCCCGCCCAAGGGCGCGAAGGTGACGGAGGCCGACGAGCTGAAGCAGGACAAGGGAGCCAGGAACCACGAGGACTTCATGGGCCTGGAGGACTTCCAGGGGCTGAACGTCATCGGCAAGGGCTGGAACGCCATCGCCAAGATCGAGGCGCCGGGCGGCGAGGGAATCACCCCGCCGAAGAAGGACGGCGATCTGCCGCCGGAGGCCGAGAAGTTCCTGGACGCGCTGGGCGACCAGGTCCACGGCAAGTTCGGCTCGGGCACGGTCTTCAAGACCCGCCTGGTCAATGCCCTGATGACGGACGACGGCACGGTCTACGTCGGCGCAGTGACCCAGGACGCGCTCGTGAAGGCCGCGAACGAGGCAAAGTAA
- the rarD gene encoding EamA family transporter RarD — protein sequence MKSDGEQRAGLLYGIGAYGMWGLVPLFWPLLKPSGAVEILAHRMVWSLVVVGIALLALKRWGWIRELIRQPRKLGLITVAAAVITVNWGVYIWAVNSGHVVEASLGYFINPLVTIAMGVLLLKERLRPMQWAAVATGFAAVLVLAIGYGQPPWISLTLAFSFATYGLVKKKVNIGGLESLAAETAIQFLPALGFLLWLGADGSATFGTHGTGHAALLAATGVVTAAPLVCFGAAAIRVPLSTLGLLQYLAPVFQFLLGILYFHEAMPAERWAGFALVWLALTCLTWDALRTARRTRAAALRLASAARAAAAAASAPAPAPASAPAPQTEPTA from the coding sequence GTGAAGTCGGACGGTGAACAGCGGGCGGGACTGCTGTACGGGATAGGGGCCTACGGGATGTGGGGCCTGGTCCCGCTCTTCTGGCCGCTGCTGAAGCCGTCCGGTGCGGTGGAGATCCTCGCCCACCGGATGGTCTGGTCACTGGTCGTCGTCGGCATCGCGCTGCTGGCGCTGAAGCGGTGGGGCTGGATCCGTGAACTGATACGGCAGCCCCGGAAGCTGGGGCTCATCACGGTCGCGGCGGCGGTCATCACCGTCAACTGGGGCGTCTACATCTGGGCCGTGAACTCGGGCCATGTCGTCGAGGCCTCGCTCGGCTACTTCATCAACCCGCTGGTCACCATCGCGATGGGCGTTCTGCTGCTGAAGGAGCGGCTGCGCCCGATGCAGTGGGCGGCGGTCGCCACCGGCTTCGCGGCGGTGCTGGTGCTGGCGATCGGCTACGGACAGCCGCCGTGGATCTCGCTCACGCTCGCCTTCTCGTTCGCCACGTACGGCCTGGTCAAGAAGAAGGTCAACATCGGCGGTCTCGAGTCGCTGGCCGCGGAGACCGCGATCCAGTTCCTCCCGGCGCTGGGCTTCCTGCTCTGGCTGGGCGCGGACGGCTCGGCCACCTTCGGCACCCACGGCACCGGCCATGCGGCGCTGCTCGCCGCGACGGGCGTGGTGACCGCCGCGCCGCTGGTCTGCTTCGGCGCGGCGGCGATCCGGGTACCGCTCTCCACGCTGGGGCTGCTGCAGTATCTGGCTCCGGTCTTCCAGTTCCTGCTGGGGATCCTGTACTTCCACGAGGCGATGCCTGCGGAGCGGTGGGCGGGCTTCGCGCTGGTGTGGCTGGCGCTGACCTGCCTGACGTGGGACGCGCTGCGGACGGCTCGGCGTACGAGGGCGGCGGCGCTGCGCCTCGCGAGCGCGGCCCGCGCGGCCGCGGCCGCGGCGTCCGCACCCGCACCCGCACCGGCTTCGGCTCCCGCCCCGCAGACGGAACCCACCGCCTGA
- a CDS encoding 2-oxoacid:ferredoxin oxidoreductase subunit beta encodes MTEALSLVPKADAKQSMKDFKSDQEVRWCPGCGDYAILAAVQGFMPELGLAKENIVFVSGIGCSSRFPYYMNTYGMHSIHGRAPAIATGLASSRRDLSVWVVTGDGDALSIGGNHLIHALRRNVNLKILLFNNRIYGLTKGQYSPTSEVGKITKSTPMGSLDAPFNPVSLAIGAEASFVARTVDSDRKHLTEVLRQAADHRGTALVEIYQNCNIFNDGAFEVLKDKQQAEEAIIRLEHGQPIRFGNDGDKGVVRDLATGDLKVVAVTPENESQILVHDAHSASPTTAFALSRLADPDTLHHTPIGVLRSVERPVYDTMMADQLDTAIEQNGKGDLAALLAGNDTWTVVG; translated from the coding sequence ATGACTGAGGCGCTCTCGCTGGTGCCCAAGGCCGACGCCAAGCAGTCCATGAAGGACTTCAAGTCCGATCAGGAAGTGCGCTGGTGCCCCGGCTGCGGTGACTACGCGATCCTCGCCGCCGTGCAGGGCTTCATGCCCGAACTCGGCCTGGCGAAGGAGAACATCGTCTTCGTCTCCGGAATCGGCTGCTCCTCCCGCTTCCCGTACTACATGAACACCTACGGGATGCACTCCATCCACGGCCGCGCTCCCGCCATCGCGACCGGGCTGGCGTCCTCGCGCCGTGATCTGTCGGTCTGGGTCGTCACCGGTGACGGCGACGCCCTCTCCATCGGCGGAAACCACCTGATCCACGCGCTGCGCCGCAATGTGAACCTGAAGATCCTGCTCTTCAACAACCGCATCTACGGACTCACCAAGGGCCAGTACAGCCCGACCTCCGAGGTCGGCAAGATCACCAAGTCGACGCCGATGGGCTCGCTGGACGCGCCCTTCAACCCGGTGTCGCTGGCGATCGGCGCCGAGGCGTCCTTCGTGGCGCGCACCGTCGATTCCGACCGCAAGCACCTCACCGAGGTGCTCCGCCAGGCCGCCGACCACCGGGGCACGGCGCTGGTGGAGATCTACCAGAACTGCAATATCTTCAACGACGGCGCCTTCGAGGTACTGAAGGACAAGCAGCAGGCGGAGGAGGCGATCATCCGCCTCGAGCACGGACAGCCCATCCGCTTCGGGAACGACGGCGACAAGGGTGTCGTACGGGACCTGGCGACGGGTGACCTGAAGGTCGTCGCCGTGACGCCGGAGAACGAGTCGCAGATCCTGGTCCACGACGCGCACAGCGCCAGCCCGACCACGGCCTTCGCGCTCTCCCGCCTCGCCGACCCGGACACTCTGCACCACACGCCCATCGGGGTGCTGCGCAGTGTGGAGCGGCCGGTCTACGACACGATGATGGCCGACCAGCTCGACACCGCCATCGAGCAGAACGGCAAGGGCGACCTGGCCGCGCTGCTCGCCGGGAACGACACCTGGACCGTCGTCGGCTGA
- a CDS encoding winged helix-turn-helix transcriptional regulator has protein sequence MAVSRDPDVNHAMCPSRLILEHVTSRWGVLVLAALLERSYRFSELRREVGGVSEKMLAQTLQTLERDGFVHRDAKPVIPPRVDYSLTALGKEAAEQVWGLARWTERRMQEVLVARAAYDEARTS, from the coding sequence ATGGCCGTAAGTAGAGATCCCGACGTCAATCACGCGATGTGCCCGTCGCGCCTGATCCTCGAGCACGTCACCAGCCGCTGGGGTGTGCTCGTTCTCGCCGCCCTGCTGGAGCGCTCGTACCGCTTCAGCGAGCTGCGCCGCGAGGTCGGTGGTGTCAGCGAGAAGATGCTCGCCCAGACCCTCCAGACGCTGGAGCGCGACGGCTTTGTGCACCGCGACGCCAAGCCGGTGATCCCGCCGCGCGTCGACTACTCGCTGACCGCGCTCGGCAAGGAGGCCGCCGAGCAGGTGTGGGGGCTGGCCCGCTGGACGGAACGGCGGATGCAAGAGGTCCTGGTGGCGCGCGCGGCATACGACGAAGCCCGGACCTCCTGA
- a CDS encoding CHRD domain-containing protein, which produces MKRNTTILIGTTAVAAAAGVALTVLPAFADSNSSAAGHSGHADSAAGIAVQSGAGSRSDRGAALFVASLNGASEVPVQDGPAVGDRDGAALEFVKVKGDKVSVAVKFRGTDKPTALHIHQGVKGTNGGIKIDFTGLLSKGKTKSKGWTGAVTGTVKVTDKAVLDAFRTDPSGFYANLHTAEFPGGAVRGQFHKVTNSFAFDKALDNVQASVVKGKQIYECKKGDDGKLSFQQRDVRAVLGGHIAHSFTAPNSGTPQWIAPDHSAVTGKLISKTPNGDKNIAELDLQATQSGKKRGLLANTQEIFRLNTVGGVALAGSCGQGAIVGVPYGADYVFIQK; this is translated from the coding sequence ATGAAGCGGAACACGACCATCCTTATCGGTACCACCGCCGTCGCCGCCGCGGCCGGCGTCGCTCTCACCGTCCTGCCGGCCTTCGCCGACAGCAACAGCTCCGCAGCCGGGCACTCGGGCCACGCGGACAGCGCCGCGGGCATCGCCGTACAGAGCGGTGCCGGCAGCCGCTCCGACCGCGGCGCCGCCCTCTTTGTGGCGAGCCTGAACGGCGCGAGCGAGGTGCCGGTCCAGGACGGGCCCGCCGTCGGTGACCGCGACGGTGCCGCGCTGGAGTTCGTGAAGGTCAAGGGGGACAAGGTGTCCGTCGCCGTGAAGTTCCGCGGGACCGACAAGCCGACCGCCCTCCATATCCACCAGGGAGTGAAGGGCACCAACGGCGGCATCAAGATCGACTTCACCGGGCTGCTGAGCAAGGGCAAGACCAAGAGCAAGGGCTGGACCGGCGCCGTCACCGGCACGGTCAAGGTCACGGACAAGGCCGTGCTCGACGCCTTCAGGACAGACCCGAGCGGTTTCTACGCCAATCTGCACACCGCCGAGTTCCCGGGCGGCGCGGTCCGCGGCCAGTTCCACAAGGTGACCAACTCCTTCGCCTTCGACAAGGCGCTCGACAACGTGCAGGCCTCCGTGGTCAAGGGCAAGCAGATCTACGAGTGCAAGAAGGGCGACGACGGCAAGCTCTCCTTCCAGCAGCGTGATGTGCGCGCCGTCCTCGGCGGGCACATCGCCCACTCCTTCACCGCCCCCAACTCCGGCACGCCGCAGTGGATCGCACCGGACCACAGCGCCGTCACCGGCAAGCTGATCAGCAAGACACCGAACGGCGACAAGAACATCGCCGAGCTGGACCTCCAGGCCACCCAGTCCGGCAAGAAGCGGGGGCTGCTGGCGAACACCCAGGAGATCTTCCGGCTGAACACCGTGGGCGGCGTCGCCCTGGCCGGCAGCTGCGGGCAGGGAGCGATCGTAGGCGTCCCCTACGGGGCGGACTACGTCTTCATTCAGAAGTAA
- a CDS encoding ABC transporter ATP-binding protein — protein sequence MTAVIETHGLTKRYRGGQLAVERLDLSVPDGSVFGFLGPNGSGKTTTIRMLMGLIEPTAGSATVLGLPMPRAVRTVLPQVGALIEGPALYGFLSGRDNLLRYDSADPSADPRTRRTRVAAALDRVGLTQAAGKKAKAYSLGMKQRLGLAAALLQPRKLLVLDEPTNGLDPQGMREIRSLVRELAADGTTVFLSSHLLDEIEQVCTHAAVMAQGRLLTQGPVADLAAGTRGRLAVTTPDPADAARLLKELGVTDLAVTGDGVTGELPAKEIELAEINAALVQGGVRVRGFGIERASLEDAFVALTGEGFDVAG from the coding sequence ATGACAGCCGTCATCGAGACGCATGGGCTCACCAAGCGTTACCGGGGCGGGCAGTTGGCCGTCGAGCGGCTCGATCTCAGCGTGCCTGACGGCAGCGTCTTCGGGTTCCTCGGCCCCAACGGCTCCGGCAAGACCACCACCATCCGGATGCTGATGGGGCTCATCGAGCCGACCGCGGGCAGCGCCACGGTCCTCGGTCTGCCCATGCCGCGCGCCGTCCGCACCGTACTTCCCCAGGTGGGGGCGCTGATCGAAGGGCCCGCGCTGTACGGGTTCCTGAGCGGCCGCGACAATCTGCTGCGCTACGACTCCGCCGACCCGAGCGCCGATCCCCGAACGCGGCGCACCCGTGTCGCCGCCGCGCTGGACCGGGTCGGGCTGACGCAGGCCGCGGGCAAGAAGGCCAAGGCGTACTCGCTCGGGATGAAGCAGCGGCTGGGGCTGGCCGCCGCGCTGCTGCAGCCGCGCAAGCTGCTGGTGCTCGACGAACCGACGAACGGTCTCGATCCGCAGGGCATGCGGGAGATCCGTTCCCTGGTACGGGAGCTGGCGGCCGACGGCACCACGGTCTTTCTCTCGTCCCATCTGCTCGACGAGATCGAGCAGGTCTGCACGCATGCCGCGGTGATGGCCCAGGGCCGGCTTCTCACCCAGGGCCCGGTTGCCGATCTCGCGGCGGGCACGCGCGGGCGGCTGGCCGTCACCACCCCCGACCCCGCCGACGCCGCCCGGCTCCTCAAGGAGCTGGGGGTCACCGATCTGGCCGTGACCGGGGACGGGGTGACGGGCGAACTGCCGGCCAAGGAAATCGAGCTGGCGGAGATCAACGCCGCGCTGGTGCAGGGCGGTGTACGGGTACGAGGCTTCGGCATCGAGCGCGCCTCGCTCGAGGACGCCTTTGTCGCGCTGACCGGAGAGGGCTTCGATGTCGCAGGCTGA
- a CDS encoding M28 family metallopeptidase produces the protein MTLSVTRRTAAAAALALAGLLVSTAPAATASPAPASPAPALAAPDIPLANVKAHLTQLQSIATANGGNRAHGRAGYKASIDYVKAKLDAAGFTTSLQQFTSSGATGYNLIADWPGGDANQILMAGSHLDSVSAGAGINDNGSGSAAILETALAVSRAQFKPAKHLRFGWWGAEELGLVGSKYYVNNLPAAERSKISGYLNFDMIGSPNPGYFVYDDDPTIEKTFKDYFAGLSIPTEIETEGDGRSDHAPFKNAGVPVGGLFTGADYTKTAAQAQKWGGTAGQAFDRCYHSSCDTSANIDDTALDRNSDAIAHAIWTLSAGTTTPPGDVYETTTDVAIPDNGAAVTSTVNVTGRTGNAPATLKVGVDIIHTWRGDLVVDLVAPDGTVYNLKPFSSSDSADNVQATYTVNASSEVANGAWKLRVQDKAAQDTGYINSFKLTF, from the coding sequence ATGACCCTCTCCGTCACCAGACGCACGGCCGCGGCCGCCGCGCTCGCCCTCGCCGGGCTGCTCGTCAGCACCGCGCCCGCAGCGACCGCGTCCCCGGCACCCGCGTCCCCGGCACCCGCGCTCGCCGCCCCCGACATTCCGCTCGCCAACGTCAAGGCGCATCTCACCCAGCTCCAGTCGATCGCCACCGCCAACGGCGGCAACCGTGCGCACGGCCGCGCCGGTTACAAGGCGTCCATCGACTATGTGAAGGCCAAGCTGGACGCGGCCGGATTCACCACGTCCCTCCAGCAGTTCACCTCCAGCGGCGCGACCGGCTACAACCTGATCGCCGACTGGCCGGGCGGTGACGCCAACCAGATTCTGATGGCCGGCTCGCACCTCGACTCGGTCAGCGCGGGCGCCGGGATCAACGACAACGGCTCCGGCTCGGCGGCCATCCTGGAGACCGCGCTCGCCGTCTCCCGCGCCCAGTTCAAGCCTGCGAAGCATTTGCGCTTCGGCTGGTGGGGTGCCGAGGAGCTGGGCCTGGTCGGGTCGAAGTACTACGTCAACAACCTTCCCGCCGCCGAGCGTTCGAAGATCTCCGGCTATCTGAACTTCGACATGATCGGCTCGCCGAACCCCGGTTACTTCGTGTACGACGACGACCCGACGATCGAGAAGACCTTCAAGGACTACTTCGCGGGGCTCAGCATCCCGACCGAGATCGAGACCGAAGGCGACGGCCGCTCCGACCACGCGCCGTTCAAGAACGCGGGCGTCCCCGTCGGCGGCCTGTTCACCGGCGCCGACTACACCAAGACGGCGGCCCAGGCCCAGAAGTGGGGCGGCACGGCCGGCCAGGCCTTCGACCGCTGCTACCACTCCTCCTGCGACACCTCGGCGAACATCGACGACACCGCGCTCGACCGCAACAGCGATGCGATCGCGCACGCGATCTGGACACTGTCCGCCGGGACGACCACACCGCCGGGTGACGTGTACGAGACCACGACGGACGTCGCGATCCCGGACAACGGCGCGGCTGTCACCTCGACGGTCAATGTCACGGGCCGTACGGGCAACGCCCCGGCCACCCTCAAGGTGGGCGTGGACATCATCCACACCTGGCGCGGGGACCTGGTCGTCGACCTGGTCGCCCCGGACGGAACGGTGTACAACCTGAAGCCGTTCAGCTCCTCCGACTCGGCGGACAACGTCCAGGCGACGTACACGGTCAACGCCTCCTCCGAGGTCGCCAACGGCGCCTGGAAGCTGCGAGTCCAGGACAAGGCGGCGCAGGACACCGGCTACATCAACAGCTTCAAGCTCACCTTCTGA
- a CDS encoding SDR family oxidoreductase, whose translation MSIVVTGATGALGRLVVDELLATVPAERIAAVVRSKEKATDLAARGVELRIADYSEPESLAGAFHAGDRVLLISGSEVGQRVPQHTAVIEAAKAAGVAQLAYTGVLGGPDADFQLAAEHKATERVILDSGLPYTFLRNGWYTENYTEHLAPVLEHSAVVASAGEGRIASAARADYAAAAASVLTGEGHLAQTYELSGDVAWSFEEYAAELSRQTGRTITYNNVPAGTHLQILIGAGLPGPLAEILVDVDAAVGRGLLAGTTGDLARLTGRPATPLADSVAAALATV comes from the coding sequence ATGAGCATCGTTGTCACCGGAGCCACCGGAGCCCTCGGCCGTCTCGTCGTCGACGAGCTGCTGGCCACAGTCCCCGCGGAGCGGATCGCCGCCGTCGTCCGCAGCAAGGAGAAGGCCACGGACCTCGCGGCGCGCGGCGTCGAGCTGCGCATCGCCGACTACAGCGAGCCCGAGTCGCTGGCCGGGGCCTTCCACGCCGGCGACCGCGTCCTGCTGATTTCCGGCAGCGAGGTCGGACAACGGGTGCCGCAGCACACCGCGGTGATCGAGGCCGCGAAGGCGGCGGGCGTCGCGCAGCTCGCGTACACCGGCGTGCTGGGCGGGCCCGACGCCGACTTCCAGCTGGCCGCCGAGCACAAGGCCACCGAGCGGGTAATCCTCGACTCCGGGCTGCCGTACACCTTTCTGCGCAACGGCTGGTACACCGAGAACTACACCGAGCACCTCGCCCCGGTGCTGGAACACTCCGCCGTGGTCGCGAGCGCGGGCGAGGGCCGGATAGCCTCCGCCGCCCGCGCGGACTACGCCGCGGCCGCGGCCTCCGTACTGACCGGCGAGGGCCACCTGGCGCAGACATACGAACTGAGCGGCGACGTGGCCTGGTCCTTCGAGGAGTACGCCGCCGAGCTGTCCCGGCAGACCGGCCGGACGATCACGTACAACAACGTCCCGGCCGGGACGCACCTGCAGATCCTCATCGGCGCGGGCCTGCCCGGGCCGCTCGCCGAGATCCTCGTCGACGTCGACGCGGCGGTCGGGCGCGGCCTGCTGGCCGGCACGACGGGCGACCTGGCCCGGCTGACCGGCCGTCCTGCGACCCCGCTCGCCGACTCGGTCGCGGCAGCCCTCGCGACGGTCTGA
- a CDS encoding polyprenyl synthetase family protein, whose translation MTVVGPFGLSVRDQALEADVQTGLAAVEAGLLDATKSEVPFITEAAQHLVRAGGKRFRPLLVMLAAQFGDPHAPGVVPSAVVVELTHLATLYHDDVMDEAEVRRGVDSANVRWGNSVAVLTGDFLFARASHILADLGPEAVRIQAEAFERLVTGQILETAGPRDGRDPAEHYLDVIGGKTGSLIAVSGRFGAMMSGADEGVVDILTQYGERLGVAFQLADDVLDIASDSHESGKTPGTDLREGIPTLPVLHLRAQAAAHERPEDLELVALLDGDLTDDDRHAEALRLLRAHPALEQARRDTVRYAEEARAMLAPLPECYAKAALEELCDAVVHRAG comes from the coding sequence GTGACCGTCGTCGGGCCGTTCGGGCTGAGCGTGCGGGACCAGGCTCTTGAGGCCGATGTCCAGACCGGATTGGCGGCTGTCGAGGCGGGGCTCCTCGATGCCACCAAGAGCGAGGTTCCCTTCATCACGGAGGCCGCGCAGCACCTCGTACGCGCCGGGGGCAAGCGCTTCCGGCCGCTGCTGGTGATGCTCGCCGCCCAGTTCGGTGATCCGCACGCGCCGGGTGTCGTGCCCTCGGCCGTGGTCGTCGAGCTGACCCATCTCGCGACGCTGTACCACGATGATGTGATGGACGAGGCCGAGGTCAGGCGCGGTGTGGACAGCGCCAACGTGCGCTGGGGCAACTCCGTCGCCGTGCTGACGGGCGACTTCTTGTTCGCGAGGGCCTCGCACATACTGGCCGACCTGGGCCCGGAGGCCGTACGCATCCAGGCGGAGGCCTTCGAGCGCCTGGTCACCGGCCAGATCCTGGAGACCGCGGGGCCGCGCGACGGCCGCGACCCGGCCGAGCACTACCTCGATGTCATCGGGGGCAAGACGGGCTCGCTGATCGCGGTCTCGGGGCGGTTCGGCGCGATGATGTCGGGCGCTGACGAGGGTGTCGTGGACATCCTCACCCAGTACGGGGAGCGGCTCGGCGTGGCCTTCCAGCTCGCCGACGACGTACTCGACATCGCCAGCGACTCGCACGAGTCGGGCAAGACGCCCGGCACGGATCTGCGTGAGGGCATCCCGACCCTGCCCGTGCTGCATCTGCGTGCACAGGCGGCGGCGCACGAGCGGCCCGAGGATCTGGAGCTCGTCGCGCTGCTCGACGGGGATCTGACGGATGACGACCGGCATGCCGAGGCGCTGCGGCTGCTGCGTGCCCATCCGGCCCTCGAGCAGGCCAGGCGGGACACCGTGCGGTACGCGGAGGAGGCGCGGGCGATGCTCGCTCCACTGCCCGAGTGCTACGCCAAGGCCGCTCTGGAAGAACTCTGCGACGCGGTGGTCCACCGCGCGGGCTGA